One segment of Burkholderia multivorans ATCC BAA-247 DNA contains the following:
- a CDS encoding gamma-glutamyltransferase family protein — protein MTDFNWHNPYPTPRIPVFARNVVSTSHPLAAQAGLRMLWKGGNAVDAALAAAAAITVVEPVSCGLGGDAFALVWDGGKLHGLNASGVAPAAWSVDYFRRRHGEDAHGIARKPTRGWDTVTVPGVIAGWEALHAKFGSLPFADLLEPAIDIAQRGYSVSPIVAHKWAAAVPELQGLPGFAETFMPRGRAPLVGERMCLPGHAKTLRTLANEGARAFYEGALAEQLVAFAREGGGALSAEDLRAYRPEWVEPIGKRFGRHTIHEIPPNGQGIAALIALGIAEHAGVTDWPVDSADSQHLQIEAMKLAFADVYRYVADPRAMEVTPGQMLDDAYLAARAKQIDRMRATHFEAGRPHSGGTIYLSAADERGMMVSFIQSNYMGFGSGLVVPGAGIALQNRGHGFSMDPASPNVVAGGKRPFHTIIPAFVTEEAGGRTEAVMSFGVMGGDMQPQGHLQTIVRMLGYGQQPQAACCAPRWKVNRDFTLDVEATMDRATVEALAARGHTIKSIDDPYMDFGSGQFVWRLDPDDPDRGYVAASDSRRDGLAAGF, from the coding sequence ATGACTGATTTCAACTGGCACAACCCGTATCCGACGCCCCGTATCCCGGTGTTCGCGCGCAACGTCGTATCGACGTCGCATCCGCTCGCCGCGCAGGCCGGGCTGCGGATGCTGTGGAAGGGCGGCAACGCGGTCGACGCGGCGCTCGCGGCGGCCGCCGCGATCACGGTCGTCGAGCCCGTATCGTGCGGGCTCGGCGGCGATGCGTTCGCGCTCGTCTGGGATGGCGGCAAGCTGCACGGCCTGAATGCGTCGGGCGTCGCGCCGGCCGCGTGGAGCGTCGACTATTTTCGCCGGCGCCACGGCGAGGACGCGCACGGCATCGCGCGCAAGCCGACGCGCGGCTGGGACACCGTCACGGTGCCCGGCGTGATCGCGGGCTGGGAAGCGCTGCACGCGAAGTTCGGCTCGCTGCCGTTCGCCGACCTGCTCGAGCCGGCGATCGACATCGCGCAGCGCGGCTATTCGGTGTCGCCGATCGTCGCGCACAAGTGGGCGGCCGCCGTGCCCGAGCTGCAGGGCCTGCCCGGCTTCGCGGAGACCTTCATGCCGCGCGGCCGCGCGCCGCTCGTCGGCGAGCGCATGTGCCTGCCCGGCCATGCGAAGACGCTGCGCACGCTCGCGAACGAAGGCGCGCGCGCCTTCTACGAAGGGGCGCTCGCCGAGCAGCTCGTCGCGTTCGCGCGCGAAGGCGGCGGCGCGCTGAGCGCGGAAGACTTGCGCGCCTATCGTCCGGAATGGGTCGAACCGATCGGCAAACGCTTCGGTCGCCATACGATTCACGAAATTCCGCCGAACGGACAGGGCATCGCCGCGCTGATCGCGCTCGGCATCGCCGAGCACGCGGGCGTGACGGACTGGCCCGTCGACTCGGCCGATTCGCAGCATCTGCAGATCGAGGCGATGAAGCTCGCGTTCGCGGACGTCTACCGCTACGTTGCCGATCCGCGCGCGATGGAAGTCACGCCCGGGCAGATGCTCGACGACGCCTATCTGGCGGCGCGCGCAAAGCAGATCGACCGCATGCGCGCGACGCACTTCGAGGCCGGCCGCCCGCATTCGGGCGGCACGATCTATCTGTCGGCCGCCGACGAACGCGGGATGATGGTCAGCTTCATCCAGTCGAACTACATGGGCTTCGGCTCGGGCCTCGTCGTGCCCGGCGCGGGCATCGCGCTGCAGAACCGCGGGCACGGCTTCTCGATGGACCCGGCGTCGCCGAACGTGGTGGCCGGCGGCAAGCGGCCGTTCCACACGATCATCCCGGCGTTCGTGACCGAGGAGGCCGGCGGGCGCACCGAGGCCGTGATGAGCTTCGGCGTGATGGGCGGCGACATGCAGCCGCAGGGCCATCTGCAGACGATCGTCCGGATGCTCGGCTACGGGCAGCAGCCGCAGGCCGCGTGCTGCGCGCCGCGATGGAAGGTCAATCGCGACTTCACGCTCGACGTCGAAGCGACGATGGATCGCGCGACCGTCGAGGCGCTGGCGGCGCGCGGCCATACGATCAAGTCGATCGACGATCCTTACATGGATTTCGGCTCGGGCCAGTTCGTGTGGCGGCTCGATCCGGACGATCCCGATCGCGGCTACGTCGCCGCGAGCGACAGCCGCCGCGACGGTCTCGCCGCCGGTTTCTGA
- a CDS encoding ferritin-like domain-containing protein has product MHTETTHVMPWRIEDIDLNRIDRQRAAANEDLLLLLCAASFIESGSDLYTSNLSEFFNDDPEVSAWLNNAWEHEELQHGRALKAYIAHVWPEFDWDTAFANFFDEYSKTCSVEAFEKTRALEMVARCVVETGTATLYRAINECSDEPVLKEITDNIRTDEVRHYKHFFKFFKKYNQLEGNGRLAVLGALMRRVMEIKNEDSEIALRHVFAVRYPDRVGDSEYSRARVARINSLVRRNLSADMCVKMLLKPLDLPAKIQPGVHYPLTKITQHVFFR; this is encoded by the coding sequence ATGCACACTGAAACGACGCATGTCATGCCGTGGCGAATCGAAGACATCGACCTCAACCGGATCGATCGTCAGCGCGCGGCCGCGAACGAGGACTTGCTGCTGCTGCTGTGCGCAGCGTCGTTCATCGAGAGCGGCTCCGATCTGTACACGAGCAATCTGAGCGAGTTCTTCAACGACGATCCCGAAGTGTCCGCGTGGCTCAACAATGCATGGGAGCACGAAGAATTGCAGCACGGCCGCGCACTGAAGGCCTACATCGCGCACGTGTGGCCCGAGTTCGACTGGGATACGGCGTTCGCAAACTTCTTCGACGAGTATTCGAAGACGTGCTCGGTCGAAGCGTTCGAGAAGACGCGCGCGCTCGAGATGGTCGCGCGCTGCGTCGTCGAGACGGGCACGGCCACGCTGTATCGCGCGATCAACGAGTGCTCGGACGAGCCGGTGCTGAAGGAAATCACCGACAACATCCGCACCGACGAAGTGCGCCACTACAAGCACTTCTTCAAGTTTTTCAAGAAGTACAACCAGCTCGAAGGCAACGGCCGCCTCGCGGTGCTCGGCGCGCTGATGCGTCGCGTGATGGAAATCAAGAACGAGGATTCCGAGATCGCGCTGCGGCACGTGTTCGCGGTGCGGTATCCCGATCGCGTCGGCGACAGCGAATACAGCCGTGCGCGTGTCGCGCGCATCAACTCGCTCGTGCGCCGCAATCTGTCGGCCGACATGTGCGTGAAGATGCTGCTCAAGCCACTCGATCTGCCCGCGAAGATCCAGCCCGGCGTGCACTATCCGCTCACGAAGATCACGCAGCACGTGTTCTTCCGCTGA
- a CDS encoding phage tail assembly chaperone, which translates to MLSPHEFATLLLVKDAPDQTSMDREELDALLEQQLVRLEGLGSGRKYCVTETGDATLRSIKYRYS; encoded by the coding sequence ATGCTGAGTCCGCATGAATTCGCCACGCTATTGCTTGTGAAAGACGCACCCGACCAGACCAGCATGGATCGGGAAGAACTCGACGCGCTGCTCGAACAACAGCTCGTCCGCCTCGAAGGGCTCGGATCGGGGCGAAAATACTGCGTGACCGAAACCGGTGACGCCACGCTGCGGTCGATCAAGTACCGCTATTCGTAA
- a CDS encoding DeoR/GlpR family DNA-binding transcription regulator, with amino-acid sequence MSRDPRLTLNARQQELLEWVQRDGFVTVDDLAAHFAVTPQTIRRDVNWLADLNLLRRYHGGASLPTSSENVSYTARQRMFHDEKRRIAALAASHIPDQASLFINLGTTTEEVARALNRHHGLRVITNNLNVASMMSGYPDCEVLITGGIVRPWDKGIVGELAIDFIRQFKVDYAIVGTSAIEADGTLRDFDTREVRVAEAIIEHARTVYLVADHSKIGRPALVRQGHLSQVHALFTDKPLPADMADTIAAAGTQVYVAE; translated from the coding sequence ATGAGCAGAGATCCCCGCCTCACCCTGAACGCGCGCCAGCAGGAATTGCTCGAATGGGTGCAGCGCGACGGCTTCGTGACCGTCGACGATCTCGCCGCGCATTTCGCCGTCACGCCGCAGACGATCCGCCGCGACGTGAACTGGCTCGCCGACCTGAACCTGCTGCGCCGCTATCACGGCGGCGCGAGCCTGCCGACCAGCTCCGAGAACGTGTCGTACACCGCGCGGCAGCGGATGTTCCACGACGAGAAGCGGCGCATCGCGGCGCTCGCGGCGTCGCACATCCCCGATCAGGCGTCGCTCTTCATCAACCTCGGCACGACCACCGAGGAAGTCGCGCGCGCGCTGAACCGCCATCACGGGCTGCGCGTGATCACGAACAACCTGAACGTCGCGTCGATGATGAGCGGCTACCCCGACTGCGAGGTGCTGATCACCGGCGGCATCGTGCGGCCGTGGGACAAGGGCATCGTCGGCGAACTCGCGATCGACTTCATCCGGCAGTTCAAGGTCGACTACGCGATCGTCGGCACGTCCGCAATCGAGGCCGACGGCACGCTGCGCGACTTCGATACGCGCGAGGTGCGCGTCGCGGAGGCGATCATCGAGCATGCGCGTACGGTCTACCTCGTCGCCGATCATTCGAAGATCGGCCGGCCGGCGCTCGTGCGCCAGGGCCATCTGAGCCAGGTCCATGCGCTGTTCACCGACAAGCCGCTGCCGGCCGACATGGCCGATACGATCGCCGCGGCCGGCACGCAGGTGTACGTCGCCGAATGA